Proteins found in one Candidatus Nitrosopelagicus brevis genomic segment:
- a CDS encoding sulfurtransferase, with product MIDSDIPIISSKILREKIQENSIRIIDVRRDQEYQQGHITNAVNLPLAKLLNDDSPESIQKIAQDLGISNETPVVIYDDTFGALSSRVVWALQYIGHKDVKLLDVTFSQWKDLGYEISTEVPEIETATHSVKINPEIMATAEYLEKVKENKNVVIIDNRERLNYLEQHIPGAINIPYRTLATDGKILRTKEGMKTLLKNRGIPEDAEIITYCGSVGTLSGLAYYALKSIGIPNVKLYVHSFKEWKSLEKPIDKQENANYWDLSAE from the coding sequence ATGATTGATTCTGATATCCCAATAATTAGTTCAAAAATTCTTCGTGAAAAAATCCAAGAAAATTCAATTAGAATTATTGATGTGAGACGAGATCAAGAATACCAACAAGGTCATATAACAAATGCAGTAAATCTTCCATTGGCTAAACTTCTCAATGACGATAGTCCTGAATCTATACAAAAAATTGCACAAGATTTAGGAATCTCTAATGAAACTCCTGTAGTAATTTATGATGATACATTTGGTGCATTGTCATCTAGAGTAGTTTGGGCTTTACAATACATTGGACATAAAGACGTAAAATTGTTAGATGTAACATTTTCTCAATGGAAAGATCTTGGATATGAAATTTCCACTGAAGTTCCTGAAATTGAAACTGCAACTCACTCTGTAAAAATTAACCCTGAAATAATGGCCACTGCAGAATATCTTGAAAAAGTCAAAGAAAACAAAAATGTTGTAATTATAGATAATCGTGAACGGCTAAACTACCTTGAACAACATATCCCTGGTGCAATAAACATACCATACCGAACACTTGCAACTGATGGAAAAATTTTACGAACAAAAGAAGGCATGAAAACTCTTCTAAAAAATAGAGGAATTCCTGAAGATGCTGAAATAATCACATATTGTGGAAGTGTAGGCACTTTGTCTGGTTTGGCATATTATGCCCTAAAATCAATCGGCATTCCAAATGTCAAATTGTATGTACACTCCTTTAAGGAATGGAAAAGTCTTGAAAAACCAATTGATAAACAAGAAAATGCTAATTATTGGGATCTTTCAGCAGAGTGA